Proteins from one Ficedula albicollis isolate OC2 chromosome 3, FicAlb1.5, whole genome shotgun sequence genomic window:
- the NTPCR gene encoding cancer-related nucleoside-triphosphatase, with protein sequence MRCDTTRPGPDRPVCGALRAGGRQLLPGPGLGGSPGSACSCSWARPCPRAVIKNEVIALNFVRGNKGVGKTTLIQKVTQALKSSGVPIDGFYTQEVREGGRRTGFDVVTLSGNRGPLSRVSPSSDSSASRREYRVGQYVVDLVSFEQLVLPMLRNVNHGGDTEKRICVIDEIGKMELYSQAFIQAVRQTLAGSGTVVLGTIPIPKGKPLDLVEEIRSRKDVKVFNVSKENRNSILQDILAAVESCRK encoded by the exons ATGCGCTGCGACACGACACGGCCCGGCCCGGATCGGCCCGTCTGTGGGGCGCTTAGGGCCGGgggaaggcagctgctgccGGGCCCCGGGCTCGGAGGGAGCCCCGGGAGcgcctgcagctgcagctgggcccggccctgcccgaG AGCAGTGATTAAAAATGAGGTGATTGCACTAAATTTTGTGAGAGGCAATAAAG ggGTTGGAAAGACTACTTTGATCCAGAAAGTCACTCAAGCTCTAAAATCCTCAGGTGTTCCCATTGATGGATTTTACACACAGGAAGTTAGAGAAGGTGGCAGGAGAACAGGATTTGATGTTGTCACTCTGTCTGGAAACCGAGGACCTTTATCTAGAGTCAG tccCAGTTCTGATTCTTCTGCTTCAAGACGTGAATACCGGGTTGGACAGTATGTTGTAGACCTTGTTTCATTTGAGCAGTTGGTTCTACCTATGCTGAGAAAT GTGAACCATGGTGGtgacacagagaaaagaatttgTGTCATAGATGAGATTGGTAAAATGGAACTCTACAGCCAGGCTTTTATTCAAGCTGTTCGTCAAACGCTGGCTGGCTCGGGGACTGTGGTGCTTGGAACTATTCCAATACCTAAGGGAAAGCCATTGGATCTTGTTGAAGAAATAAGAAGTAGAAAAGATGTTAAAGTGTTCAAT GTTagtaaggaaaacagaaacagcattttGCAAGACATCTTGGCAGCTGTGGaatcctgcagaaaatga